A genome region from Vibrio tapetis subsp. tapetis includes the following:
- a CDS encoding helix-turn-helix domain-containing protein has product MPFENPIPIRLKEARKKAKLSQKSLGVCIGMDESSASPRMNQYEKGKHTPDVRTLKLLADELGVPLSFFFCEDESSAEIACLVAQMTEEERKELILSLLQSKT; this is encoded by the coding sequence GTGCCATTCGAAAACCCAATTCCAATACGGCTCAAAGAAGCTCGTAAAAAAGCAAAACTCTCGCAAAAATCGTTGGGAGTGTGCATAGGTATGGATGAAAGCTCAGCTAGCCCTAGAATGAATCAATATGAAAAGGGCAAACATACGCCAGATGTCAGAACCTTAAAGCTATTGGCTGATGAATTAGGCGTGCCTTTAAGTTTCTTTTTCTGTGAAGATGAAAGTTCTGCGGAAATAGCGTGCCTTGTTGCTCAAATGACGGAAGAGGAAAGAAAGGAACTTATCTTGTCATTGCTCCAAAGCAAAACCTGA
- a CDS encoding N-6 DNA methylase, protein MFEQVFKNVDDIFHKDAGCSSELDYTEQSSWMLFLKYLDDLEFTKSQEAEMMMETYEYIIEEQYRWSNWAAPKDAEGKFDHNNALTGDDLMDFVDGQLFPYLKGFKQRANNANTIEYKIGEIFSEIKNKIQSGYSLRDALEKIDELRFRSQKEKHELSHLYEVKIKNMGNAGRNGGEYYTPRPLIRAMIDVVQPKIGETIYDGAAGSAGFLCEAFDYLRQGGRDKVKLSTTDLATLQNDTFYAKEKKSLAYVIAIMNMILHGIEAPNVLHTNTLSENLQDIQPSNQHSIILANPPFGGKERKEVQENFPVQTGETAYLFLQHFIKMLKPGGRAAVVIKNTFLSNTDNAAIKLRKELLENCNLHTVLDCPSGTFLGAGVKTVVLFFTKGEPTLSTWFYQLDAGRNLGKSNPLNDNDLKDFVELQAEFKETKKSWSIKKSNLNQETLDLQVKNVNQEEEKPLRSPEEIILEISNLDAESKVIIGNIEALING, encoded by the coding sequence ATGTTTGAACAAGTATTTAAAAACGTCGACGACATCTTTCACAAAGACGCCGGCTGTTCTTCTGAGCTCGACTACACAGAGCAATCATCATGGATGCTGTTTTTAAAATATCTTGATGACCTTGAATTTACCAAGTCGCAAGAAGCGGAAATGATGATGGAAACCTACGAGTACATCATCGAGGAGCAATATCGTTGGAGCAACTGGGCTGCGCCTAAAGATGCTGAGGGTAAGTTTGACCATAACAACGCCTTAACCGGTGATGATCTGATGGATTTTGTCGACGGCCAACTGTTCCCGTACCTAAAAGGATTTAAACAGCGTGCTAATAACGCCAACACCATTGAATACAAAATTGGTGAGATTTTTAGTGAGATAAAAAACAAAATCCAAAGTGGCTATTCACTGCGTGACGCATTGGAAAAGATCGACGAATTACGTTTTCGCTCGCAGAAAGAAAAGCACGAGCTGAGCCACTTATACGAAGTCAAAATCAAGAACATGGGTAACGCTGGTCGAAATGGTGGCGAATATTATACGCCGCGCCCATTAATCCGTGCGATGATCGATGTTGTTCAACCTAAAATCGGTGAAACCATTTACGATGGTGCAGCAGGGTCAGCTGGTTTCCTATGTGAAGCCTTTGATTACCTACGTCAAGGTGGGCGAGACAAAGTGAAGCTTAGTACGACAGACTTAGCGACACTGCAAAACGATACGTTTTATGCCAAAGAGAAAAAGTCACTGGCGTATGTTATCGCCATCATGAACATGATTTTACACGGAATTGAAGCGCCTAACGTATTACACACCAATACCCTGTCTGAAAACCTGCAAGATATTCAGCCGAGTAACCAGCACAGCATCATACTGGCTAACCCTCCATTCGGTGGTAAAGAGCGCAAAGAGGTTCAAGAGAACTTCCCAGTCCAAACGGGTGAAACAGCATATTTATTCTTGCAACACTTTATTAAAATGCTCAAACCTGGCGGCCGCGCTGCGGTTGTTATTAAAAATACCTTCCTAAGTAATACCGACAATGCCGCGATTAAACTGCGTAAGGAACTACTAGAAAATTGTAACTTACATACGGTGCTTGATTGCCCAAGCGGTACGTTCTTAGGTGCGGGTGTAAAAACCGTTGTGCTGTTCTTTACCAAAGGCGAACCGACTTTAAGTACATGGTTTTATCAGCTTGATGCCGGCAGAAACTTAGGAAAATCTAACCCATTAAACGATAATGATTTGAAAGACTTTGTGGAGTTACAGGCTGAATTTAAAGAAACAAAAAAGTCATGGTCCATTAAGAAGTCAAACTTGAATCAAGAAACATTAGATCTTCAAGTAAAAAATGTTAATCAAGAGGAGGAAAAACCGCTTCGTAGTCCAGAGGAAATAATTTTAGAAATATCTAATCTTGACGCTGAGAGTAAAGTAATAATCGGCAATATAGAGGCGCTAATCAATGGGTAA
- a CDS encoding DEAD/DEAH box helicase: MLRQWQAECSEKALHKYSSHQQHFFCQATPGAGKTVLAATVASRLLQEDMVDIVLCFAPSLTVSDGIKQTFSQILNCTFNGGLGSIGQSLTYQAIQFLNDEFWQTLRNHRVFVVFDEIHHCSGTEIENANVWGQQVLTKIQGLATYTLALSGTPWRSDSLPIVLGEYSDPDGKMLVDYQYTLKQAITDKVCRAPKIVLVDNEHLTVANDEKTESFSSILEMIKQTKTSYQSVIHNQDAMEYLLGLGCKKLAEIRTHTPNTGGLVVAASIQHAQTIKKLLSEKYAQSVSIVTYKHEEPLAKIERYRQGHSQWIVSVGMISEGTDIPRLQVCCHMSSVKTELYFRQVLGRILRVNSTDEQQAWLFTFAEQSLIEYAERIEQDIPESCVFTNIANIIEFEADSKHTSLQCMALLSEYNESNSNLNWGCAISTEACSYGHYNDFDELRLGAFKQRVISAFISAS, from the coding sequence ATGCTGAGGCAGTGGCAGGCAGAATGCTCAGAAAAGGCATTACATAAATACAGTTCACATCAACAGCACTTCTTCTGCCAAGCAACGCCAGGGGCCGGAAAAACCGTATTGGCTGCTACGGTCGCTTCAAGATTGCTGCAAGAAGATATGGTCGATATTGTTCTGTGCTTTGCTCCGTCTTTAACGGTCTCTGATGGAATTAAACAAACCTTTTCACAGATCCTTAATTGTACCTTTAATGGTGGATTAGGCTCTATTGGACAGTCTCTTACCTATCAAGCAATTCAATTTCTCAACGATGAATTTTGGCAGACATTGCGTAATCACCGAGTATTTGTGGTCTTTGATGAGATTCATCATTGCTCTGGTACTGAAATTGAAAATGCGAATGTTTGGGGGCAACAAGTCCTAACTAAGATTCAAGGGCTAGCAACGTATACCCTTGCGCTTTCAGGGACGCCATGGCGTTCGGACTCTTTACCGATTGTTTTGGGTGAGTACAGCGACCCTGATGGAAAGATGCTCGTTGATTATCAATATACGCTCAAGCAAGCAATTACTGACAAGGTTTGCAGGGCACCAAAGATTGTTTTGGTCGATAACGAACACCTGACAGTGGCCAATGATGAAAAGACAGAATCGTTTTCCTCGATACTGGAAATGATTAAGCAGACTAAGACCTCTTATCAGAGCGTCATTCATAATCAGGATGCAATGGAGTACCTGCTTGGGTTAGGTTGTAAGAAGCTTGCAGAAATCCGAACCCACACCCCAAATACAGGAGGTTTAGTTGTCGCGGCCTCAATTCAGCATGCGCAAACAATTAAAAAGCTTCTTTCTGAAAAGTACGCACAATCGGTCTCAATTGTGACTTATAAGCATGAAGAACCTTTAGCTAAGATTGAACGTTACAGGCAAGGCCATAGCCAGTGGATCGTTAGCGTTGGAATGATTAGCGAGGGTACTGATATTCCGCGCCTTCAAGTGTGTTGCCACATGAGCTCGGTCAAAACAGAATTATACTTCAGGCAAGTTCTTGGACGAATCCTTCGAGTGAATTCCACTGACGAGCAGCAGGCATGGTTATTCACTTTTGCTGAGCAAAGCCTGATTGAGTATGCAGAAAGGATTGAACAAGATATTCCAGAGTCATGTGTATTTACAAATATTGCAAACATAATCGAGTTTGAAGCCGATTCAAAACATACAAGTTTGCAGTGTATGGCTCTTTTAAGCGAATACAATGAGAGTAATTCAAATTTGAATTGGGGCTGTGCTATCAGCACCGAAGCTTGTTCATATGGGCATTACAACGATTTCGATGAGCTCAGGCTAGGAGCCTTTAAGCAACGAGTCATTTCTGCTTTTATATCGGCTTCTTAA
- a CDS encoding restriction endonuclease subunit S: MGKFEKLGDVCDFIGGSQPAKSNFVYDLTGLDNSEYARLIQIRDYKSDKHIVYIPKSSTKKFCKVDDVMIGRYGPPVFQILRGLEGAYNVALMKAIPRSDLLDNEYLFYFLMSPSIQNYIIKLSERAAGQTGVNKPALHGFPILVPNIPEQKRIVALLDTVFADLEETRSKTEQNLKNARELFDSYLQQVFSQKGEGWEELALENLVSEDCSLSYGIVQPGDDFNDGLPVVRPTDLKTDLITPDGLKLIDPVKSEAYKRTVLQGGELLVCVRGSTGITSIACKSLADANVTRGIVPVRFNPELISDRFGYYQFISPLVQSQIKDATYGAALMQINIRDFRKIKVSTPSIEVQKSLVNKLDSIRPDLIRAEEIYKQKLLALDELKKSILHKAFSGELTAEAK, encoded by the coding sequence ATGGGTAAATTTGAAAAACTGGGAGATGTTTGTGACTTTATTGGAGGCTCGCAACCGGCTAAATCAAATTTCGTTTATGATTTAACTGGCCTAGATAATTCTGAATATGCCCGCCTGATACAGATCAGGGATTATAAGTCGGATAAACATATTGTTTATATCCCTAAATCTAGCACTAAGAAATTTTGCAAAGTAGATGATGTAATGATTGGTCGTTATGGGCCTCCAGTCTTTCAAATTTTAAGAGGTCTTGAGGGGGCGTATAATGTTGCTCTAATGAAAGCTATTCCAAGATCGGACTTACTTGATAACGAATACCTTTTCTACTTTTTAATGTCCCCAAGTATTCAAAATTATATTATTAAGCTGTCTGAGAGGGCCGCGGGGCAAACTGGGGTAAATAAACCGGCCCTACATGGCTTCCCTATTCTTGTTCCTAATATCCCAGAACAAAAGCGCATTGTGGCATTACTCGATACCGTGTTTGCCGACTTAGAAGAAACACGCTCTAAAACCGAACAAAACCTAAAAAATGCCCGCGAGTTGTTTGATAGCTACTTACAACAAGTGTTTAGCCAAAAAGGTGAAGGTTGGGAAGAACTAGCCCTAGAAAATTTAGTAAGTGAGGATTGCTCTTTATCATATGGAATAGTTCAACCAGGAGATGATTTCAATGATGGGTTACCCGTTGTTAGACCTACTGATTTAAAGACTGATCTTATAACTCCAGATGGCCTGAAGCTAATAGACCCTGTTAAATCTGAAGCTTATAAAAGAACGGTTTTACAAGGTGGTGAATTACTAGTGTGCGTAAGAGGAAGTACTGGCATTACCTCTATAGCATGTAAAAGTTTAGCTGATGCAAACGTAACAAGAGGGATTGTTCCTGTCCGTTTTAATCCAGAATTAATTTCGGATAGATTTGGTTATTATCAATTTATATCCCCTTTAGTCCAAAGCCAAATTAAGGATGCCACATACGGTGCAGCCTTAATGCAAATTAACATCAGGGATTTTCGAAAAATCAAAGTAAGTACTCCGTCAATAGAAGTACAAAAGTCACTAGTAAATAAATTGGATAGTATAAGACCCGATCTAATAAGAGCTGAAGAAATATACAAGCAAAAACTATTAGCTTTAGACGAACTAAAAAAATCCATTTTACACAAAGCCTTTAGTGGGGAATTAACCGCAGAGGCTAAGTAA